The proteins below are encoded in one region of uncultured Acidilobus sp. JCHS:
- a CDS encoding Glycosyltransferase, with protein MRIALVHTLLFVAGGAERLAIEAYRALEDLGHDVDLYAAYVDERAWQILTSGMGNIPRPRVLGEPPISKLLRNAMTLRSLLAASHLKEAVGRLRSRYDLVIETQSNVPVGWADASYVHFPLVDLLNFYDKNQYRLRLYERVYNALVVRVAGALADRARPVMTNSSWTAEYIKRTYGNDRVYVVHPPVNVEELPMLSYERGKIVLTISRIDLGKKVTEIPKIARLVPEAEFYLVGATGPSSGPALRAIEEASRGLSNFHLETDVPRKRILELMSQASVYLHPPFAEHFGFAIAEAAAAGLIPVVYRDGGGWTDIVSRIDQGLGYTSVEEAASTIKSLLNDPERLKVLSARAREVAKGFSYENFKARLSEVIKELAGSKAKS; from the coding sequence GTGAGGATAGCGTTAGTTCATACACTGCTGTTCGTAGCCGGAGGGGCCGAGAGGCTAGCAATTGAAGCGTATAGGGCTTTAGAAGACCTGGGCCATGACGTCGACCTGTACGCGGCCTATGTAGACGAGAGGGCCTGGCAGATATTGACCAGTGGCATGGGTAACATACCAAGGCCGAGGGTCCTTGGGGAGCCGCCGATAAGTAAGCTCCTCCGTAACGCTATGACCCTCAGGTCGCTCCTAGCGGCATCGCACTTAAAGGAGGCCGTCGGAAGGCTCAGGTCCCGCTACGACCTGGTTATTGAGACTCAGAGCAACGTGCCAGTTGGATGGGCTGACGCATCCTACGTGCACTTTCCATTAGTGGACCTCCTGAACTTCTATGATAAAAACCAGTACAGGCTACGGCTATATGAGAGGGTCTACAACGCGTTGGTGGTCAGGGTCGCGGGGGCCCTTGCAGATAGGGCTAGGCCCGTGATGACCAACAGCTCCTGGACAGCAGAGTACATTAAGAGAACGTACGGTAACGATAGGGTCTACGTTGTTCACCCCCCGGTTAACGTAGAGGAGCTGCCTATGCTAAGCTATGAGAGGGGCAAAATCGTGCTGACCATAAGCAGAATAGATTTAGGTAAGAAGGTCACGGAGATCCCGAAGATTGCTAGGCTAGTGCCTGAGGCCGAGTTTTACTTGGTGGGGGCGACAGGCCCTTCCTCAGGGCCTGCTCTTAGAGCCATAGAGGAGGCCTCTAGAGGCCTGAGCAACTTTCACCTTGAGACTGATGTGCCCAGGAAGAGGATACTTGAGCTGATGTCCCAGGCCTCCGTCTACCTTCATCCCCCCTTCGCCGAGCACTTTGGATTCGCCATTGCCGAGGCGGCAGCTGCTGGCCTGATTCCAGTGGTCTACAGGGACGGGGGAGGGTGGACTGACATAGTTTCAAGAATTGATCAGGGCCTTGGGTACACGAGCGTTGAGGAGGCGGCCTCGACAATCAAGTCGTTACTTAACGACCCTGAGAGGCTTAAGGTCTTGTCAGCGAGGGCTAGGGAGGTGGCAAAGGGCTTTAGCTATGAGAACTTTAAGGCAAGGCTTAGCGAGGTAATTAAGGAGCTGGCAGGATCTAAAGCTAAAAGCTAG
- a CDS encoding Glycosyltransferases involved in cell wall biogenesis, translated as MISVIMTTYNAEKTIRKALEGLTSVLNELRVDYEIVATDNESSDSTVEVLNEFGARVKVMKCTRGLGRHVAASMSRGDYLLFYDADAYANEEPLYNFLSTTIKKGVGFSLAHTGVHMVSRRCYSLTGGFPDLNFGEDFHFWARAFTFCRSLYYPIRVACNAPRLYAVRGYRGERRYTKGFLHFIFRQLKNEVHRLRALALFPSEVAQVVRGGDPLMIGGLFLLGPLSSLIGDRISRGFSNMELVYLQELRNMGKIEDVSPEGKYIIQDIYFVRDWRSIFEEFLRRLRPYGPEVIEHAYARVIYTQPDISSCPPP; from the coding sequence GTGATATCAGTCATCATGACGACATACAACGCTGAGAAGACTATAAGGAAGGCCTTAGAGGGCTTAACGTCAGTCCTTAATGAGCTTAGGGTCGACTATGAGATCGTTGCCACAGACAACGAGTCAAGCGACAGCACGGTAGAGGTTCTTAACGAGTTCGGCGCCAGGGTAAAGGTTATGAAGTGCACGAGGGGCCTCGGCAGGCACGTGGCCGCCTCAATGAGCAGGGGCGACTACCTCCTTTTCTACGACGCTGACGCCTATGCTAATGAGGAGCCTCTCTACAACTTCCTGTCGACGACCATTAAGAAGGGGGTCGGATTCTCACTGGCCCACACGGGCGTCCACATGGTCTCCAGGAGGTGCTATAGCCTCACGGGCGGCTTCCCAGACCTCAACTTCGGTGAGGACTTCCACTTCTGGGCTCGGGCCTTCACTTTCTGCAGGTCCCTCTACTACCCAATCAGGGTCGCTTGCAACGCGCCGAGGCTTTACGCGGTGAGGGGGTACCGAGGCGAGCGCCGCTACACGAAGGGCTTCCTTCACTTCATCTTTAGGCAGCTCAAGAACGAGGTCCACAGGCTGAGGGCGCTGGCCCTGTTTCCCTCAGAGGTAGCGCAAGTGGTAAGGGGAGGCGACCCCCTGATGATAGGCGGCCTCTTCCTCTTAGGCCCCCTCTCGAGCCTGATCGGGGACAGGATCTCAAGGGGCTTCTCGAACATGGAGCTCGTTTACCTGCAGGAGCTGAGGAACATGGGCAAAATAGAGGACGTAAGCCCTGAGGGCAAGTACATAATCCAGGACATATACTTCGTGAGGGACTGGCGCAGCATATTTGAGGAGTTCCTACGGAGGCTGAGGCCCTACGGGCCTGAGGTCATAGAGCATGCCTACGCGAGAGTAATTTACACGCAGCCTGACATAAGTTCATGCCCGCCACCCTAA
- a CDS encoding Phage integrase family: MKTMVPPEGLREGRRLLQAACARLSALRSPKRAVKTYCRRTYEFNTHSLRYAFITHLLRLSHSPSIVAKIMGHSSLDHILRYTEVEVAEEVLAGLRRT, translated from the coding sequence ATGAAGACCATGGTGCCCCCTGAGGGGCTGAGGGAGGGGAGGCGGCTACTTCAGGCCGCCTGCGCCAGGCTCTCAGCCCTCAGGAGCCCAAAGCGGGCAGTCAAGACGTACTGTAGGAGGACGTATGAGTTCAACACCCACAGCCTCAGGTACGCCTTCATCACGCACCTGCTGAGGCTCAGCCACTCGCCCTCAATCGTTGCCAAGATTATGGGCCACAGCTCCCTTGACCACATCCTTCGCTACACTGAGGTGGAGGTAGCTGAGGAGGTCCTCGCTGGCCTCAGGAGGACCTGA